In Thermoanaerobaculia bacterium, a single genomic region encodes these proteins:
- a CDS encoding thermonuclease family protein produces the protein MVGRRSILLGMTILFLIVGMERLTKSRWVKPGSPSGNPWVQVLHVTDGDSVTIEMDGNSRKARLIGIDAPEWKQGIWGKRSRDGLSKWIERSRSRVRLELDVTRTDKYGRLLIYLWTDDGKLINEELLRAGFAYLLTIPPNVRYVDRFKEAQKEARVNRKGIWGADGPEETPSEYRRKHPRTS, from the coding sequence ATGGTTGGTCGAAGATCCATTCTTCTGGGTATGACGATTCTCTTTCTCATTGTGGGAATGGAACGCCTGACAAAATCCAGATGGGTCAAACCGGGATCTCCCTCGGGAAATCCATGGGTACAGGTATTACACGTGACGGATGGGGACTCTGTGACAATAGAGATGGATGGAAACTCCCGAAAAGCCCGACTTATCGGGATTGATGCACCGGAGTGGAAACAGGGAATCTGGGGAAAGCGTTCAAGAGATGGTTTGTCAAAGTGGATCGAGAGAAGCCGTTCCAGGGTCCGCCTTGAACTGGATGTGACACGGACGGATAAATATGGCAGGCTCCTAATATATCTGTGGACTGATGATGGAAAACTCATCAACGAAGAATTGCTCCGTGCCGGGTTTGCATACCTTTTGACCATCCCGCCCAATGTGCGGTATGTCGATCGATTTAAGGAAGCCCAGAAGGAGGCACGGGTCAATCGCAAAGGAATATGGGGAGCGGACGGACCTGAAGAGACA
- a CDS encoding type IV pilus twitching motility protein PilT: MHINDLLKVAVERKASDLHLKVGSFPVIRVDGKLTPLVDQKRLMQEDTVAMAFSMMSSRQKEKFKNNLEIDFAYSVPGLGRFRCNIFQQRGTVAIVCRVIPVKIFTVRELLLPTVLEKICMEQRGMILCTGTTGSGKSTTLAAMIDYINAHRIEHIITIEDPIEFLHRDKKSIVNQREVEVDTKSFGQALRSALRQDPDVILVGEMRDFETIETALTAAETGHLVMSTLHTLDATETINRIISIFPPHQQKQIRLQLAGVLKAVVSLRLLPRADNLGRVPATEVLISTPYIRDCIENKEKTKLIHDAIQQGTSQYGMQTFDQSLFQLYTKGLITLEEALRRATNPNEFRLKLQGIQSTKDMSLESMESVLEGPEEENPLEDEDLKIDFTNQEDI, translated from the coding sequence ATGCACATCAATGATCTGCTGAAAGTTGCCGTCGAACGAAAGGCCTCCGACCTTCACCTCAAGGTCGGCTCCTTCCCGGTAATCCGGGTAGACGGAAAATTGACCCCTCTCGTCGATCAAAAGCGCCTGATGCAGGAAGATACCGTTGCCATGGCATTTTCCATGATGAGCTCCCGTCAGAAGGAGAAATTCAAGAACAACCTGGAAATCGACTTTGCCTACAGTGTGCCCGGCCTCGGACGATTTCGATGCAATATCTTTCAGCAGAGGGGAACCGTTGCGATCGTATGCCGGGTCATTCCTGTAAAAATTTTCACGGTGCGGGAACTTCTTCTCCCAACAGTCCTGGAGAAAATCTGTATGGAACAGCGCGGGATGATTCTTTGCACGGGGACAACGGGATCGGGAAAATCGACAACCCTGGCGGCCATGATCGACTATATCAATGCGCACCGCATCGAACACATAATTACGATCGAAGACCCGATCGAATTCCTTCACCGGGACAAAAAATCGATCGTCAACCAGCGGGAAGTTGAAGTGGACACAAAATCCTTCGGCCAGGCCCTCCGAAGCGCCCTTCGTCAGGACCCAGATGTCATCCTCGTCGGAGAAATGCGTGACTTTGAAACGATTGAAACGGCCCTGACCGCCGCTGAGACCGGCCACCTCGTCATGAGTACCCTCCATACTCTCGACGCGACGGAAACCATCAACCGAATTATCAGTATCTTTCCGCCCCACCAGCAGAAGCAGATCCGCCTTCAGCTCGCCGGCGTTCTCAAGGCCGTTGTCTCTCTCCGCCTCCTCCCCCGGGCCGATAATCTGGGGCGGGTTCCGGCGACCGAAGTACTGATTTCCACACCCTATATCCGGGATTGTATCGAAAACAAAGAAAAGACGAAGCTGATCCACGACGCCATCCAGCAGGGAACCAGTCAGTATGGCATGCAGACCTTCGACCAGAGCCTCTTTCAGCTCTACACCAAAGGTTTGATTACCCTCGAGGAAGCCCTGCGCCGTGCAACGAATCCTAACGAGTTCCGCCTGAAGCTGCAGGGAATTCAAAGCACGAAGGATATGTCCCTTGAAAGTATGGAGTCGGTGCTCGAAGGACCCGAGGAAGAAAATCCGCTGGAGGATGAAGACCTCAAGATCGACTTCACAAATCAGGAGGACATTTGA
- a CDS encoding TIGR02266 family protein — protein sequence MDQKRILVGNLPQSIVEKVSSYLSRDHFSVDYLPSTKAVNALIVRVPFHLLILGIPVEDMRIEDLFHSIRTENMPCIKSPVLLLGSSSILDDYRKYIGKGASSVLDGDLESLTLVGEIGRLMEVAPRVEARLLVHMRVHMESRQGNLLCQCENISTSGMLIKTSSRYDPGTRLTFEFTMPGDRDPIQGEAEVVRHTVHPRDKVSGMGLRFISMDEDGRERLERHLSQTD from the coding sequence ATGGATCAGAAACGGATCCTTGTCGGGAACCTGCCCCAGAGTATCGTGGAGAAAGTCAGCTCTTACCTCTCCCGAGATCATTTTTCCGTGGATTATCTTCCCTCGACAAAGGCGGTGAATGCGTTGATCGTCCGAGTCCCCTTCCATCTTCTGATTCTGGGAATCCCGGTGGAAGACATGCGGATTGAGGATCTCTTCCATTCGATCCGAACCGAAAACATGCCCTGCATTAAAAGCCCCGTTCTACTGCTTGGTTCCTCTTCCATTCTGGATGACTACCGGAAATATATCGGGAAGGGCGCCAGCTCCGTTCTGGACGGGGATCTGGAAAGCCTGACCCTGGTGGGTGAAATCGGACGGCTCATGGAAGTCGCGCCCCGCGTGGAAGCCAGGCTGCTGGTTCACATGAGAGTCCACATGGAATCAAGACAGGGAAACTTACTTTGCCAGTGTGAAAATATCAGCACTTCAGGGATGCTTATTAAGACCTCATCCCGCTATGATCCCGGAACCCGCCTCACCTTCGAGTTCACCATGCCGGGAGACAGGGACCCCATCCAGGGGGAAGCGGAGGTTGTTCGCCACACGGTCCATCCGAGAGACAAAGTTTCCGGGATGGGGTTGCGTTTTATCTCCATGGACGAGGATGGCAGGGAACGCCTGGAACGACATTTATCCCAGACAGACTAA